In Agromyces sp. G08B096, a genomic segment contains:
- the crtI gene encoding phytoene desaturase family protein, whose translation MTGAAQPAGRPAPGSKRVVVIGGGIAGLATAGLLARDGHRVTVLEARGELGGRAGRWEHAGFRFDTGPSWYLMPEVFDHFFRLMGSSADAALDLVPLDPAYRVYFEGEERPVDVRAEREASVALFESIEPGAGAALERHLDSADEAYRLAMAHFLYTDFASPRSLLVAPVVRRLGRLARLLGEPLDRFVARSFRDRRLRQILGYPAVFLGSSPSDAPSMYHLMSRFDLADGVAYPMGGFGEVIDAVARLARSAGAEIVTGAEVTAITLDGSRTTGVRYRRDGRQVELPAEVVVSTADLHHTETSLLPPAFRSRSDGAWERWNPGPGAVLVMLGVRGRLPQLAHHTLLFTEDWHENFRRIFGSAPSVPDPASLYVCMPSATDASVAPADCENLFVLVPVPADPSIGGGGVDGDGDALVERTADAAIAQISSWAGIPDLSDRVVVRRTIGPADFEAWFHAWRGGALGPAHTLRQSAFLRGRTASRQVGGLYFAGATTIPGIGLPMCLISAELVAKALRGDRSAGPLPEPAPTERAVRT comes from the coding sequence ATGACGGGGGCGGCCCAGCCGGCCGGCCGGCCGGCGCCCGGCTCGAAGCGGGTCGTGGTGATCGGCGGCGGCATCGCCGGCCTCGCCACGGCGGGTCTGCTCGCGAGGGACGGACACCGGGTCACCGTGCTCGAGGCGCGGGGCGAGCTCGGCGGCCGCGCAGGCCGGTGGGAGCACGCCGGCTTCCGGTTCGACACCGGGCCCTCGTGGTACCTGATGCCCGAGGTCTTCGACCACTTCTTCCGCCTCATGGGCAGCTCCGCCGACGCCGCGCTCGATCTCGTGCCGCTCGACCCCGCATACCGCGTGTACTTCGAGGGCGAGGAGCGACCGGTCGACGTGCGGGCCGAGCGGGAGGCATCCGTCGCCCTCTTCGAGTCGATCGAGCCGGGCGCCGGTGCGGCGCTCGAACGTCACCTCGACTCGGCCGACGAGGCCTACCGTCTCGCGATGGCGCATTTCCTCTACACCGACTTCGCGTCACCGCGCTCGCTGCTGGTCGCGCCCGTGGTCCGCCGGCTCGGCCGGCTCGCGCGGCTGCTCGGCGAGCCGCTCGACCGGTTCGTGGCCAGGTCGTTCCGCGATCGGCGGCTGCGCCAGATCCTCGGCTACCCGGCCGTGTTCCTCGGCAGTTCGCCCTCGGACGCGCCGAGCATGTACCACCTCATGAGCCGGTTCGACCTCGCCGACGGCGTCGCGTACCCGATGGGCGGCTTCGGCGAGGTGATCGACGCGGTGGCCAGGCTCGCACGGTCGGCCGGCGCCGAGATCGTGACCGGCGCCGAGGTGACGGCGATCACGCTGGACGGCTCCCGCACCACCGGCGTGCGGTATCGCCGCGACGGTCGCCAGGTCGAGCTGCCGGCCGAGGTCGTCGTCTCGACGGCCGACCTGCACCACACCGAGACCTCCCTGCTGCCGCCGGCGTTCCGCAGCCGGTCGGATGGCGCGTGGGAGCGATGGAACCCCGGTCCGGGCGCGGTGCTCGTGATGCTCGGCGTCCGCGGACGCCTCCCGCAACTCGCCCACCACACGCTGCTGTTCACCGAGGACTGGCACGAGAACTTCCGGCGCATCTTCGGATCCGCTCCGAGCGTGCCCGATCCCGCCTCGCTCTACGTGTGCATGCCGAGCGCGACCGACGCCTCAGTCGCCCCTGCGGACTGCGAAAACCTGTTCGTGCTCGTGCCGGTGCCGGCCGACCCGTCGATCGGCGGCGGCGGGGTGGACGGCGACGGCGATGCGCTCGTCGAACGCACCGCCGACGCCGCCATCGCCCAGATCTCCTCGTGGGCCGGCATCCCCGACTTGTCCGATCGCGTCGTCGTGCGCCGCACCATCGGGCCGGCCGACTTCGAGGCCTGGTTCCACGCCTGGCGGGGCGGTGCGCTCGGACCCGCGCACACGCTGCGGCAGAGCGCGTTCCTGCGCGGCCGCACCGCCTCACGTCAGGTCGGCGGCCTGTACTTCGCGGGGGCCACGACGATCCCCGGTATCGGGCTGCCGATGTGCCTCATCAGCGCTGAGCTCGTCGCGAAGGCGCTCCGCGGCGACCGGTCGGCCGGTCCCCTGCCCGAGCCGGCTCCGACCGAGCGAGCGGTGCGCACGTGA
- a CDS encoding phytoene/squalene synthase family protein, with product MSATTGLALYDEVARRGSARVIRAYSTSFGLASRLCSRSVRAHVADVYALVRVADELVDGPAEEAGLDRDARAAMLDALETETERAMATGYSPNLVVHAFARTARTTGFGPELTRPFFASMRRDLDPVEFDDDEFARYVHGSAEVVGLMCLRAFTHGLPADAARDARWQRGARHLGAAFQKVNFLRDLADDYGERGRSYFPGIRPGGLTDAERDRLLDDIDADLAIAGAVIPELPAGCRRAVAAAHALFVELSARLRRTPAAELLSARVRVPAARKLVVVARASLAPGRTA from the coding sequence ATGAGCGCCACGACGGGGCTCGCCCTCTACGACGAGGTCGCGCGGCGCGGATCGGCGCGCGTCATCCGGGCGTACTCGACCTCGTTCGGACTCGCGAGCCGGCTCTGCTCGCGATCCGTCCGCGCCCATGTCGCCGATGTCTACGCCCTCGTCCGCGTCGCGGACGAACTCGTCGACGGCCCCGCGGAGGAGGCGGGGCTCGACCGCGACGCCCGCGCCGCGATGCTCGACGCCCTCGAGACCGAGACCGAGCGGGCGATGGCGACGGGGTACAGCCCGAACCTCGTGGTGCACGCGTTCGCGCGCACGGCACGGACGACCGGCTTCGGGCCGGAGCTCACGCGGCCGTTCTTCGCCTCCATGCGGCGCGACCTGGACCCCGTCGAGTTCGACGACGACGAGTTCGCCCGCTACGTCCACGGCTCGGCCGAGGTCGTCGGCCTGATGTGCCTGCGCGCCTTCACCCACGGCCTGCCCGCCGACGCCGCCCGCGACGCCCGCTGGCAGCGCGGCGCCAGGCATCTCGGCGCGGCGTTCCAGAAGGTGAACTTCCTCCGCGATCTCGCCGACGACTACGGCGAGCGCGGGCGCAGCTACTTCCCCGGCATCCGCCCGGGCGGCCTGACGGACGCGGAGCGCGACCGCCTCCTCGACGACATCGACGCCGACCTGGCCATCGCGGGCGCCGTGATCCCCGAGCTGCCCGCAGGCTGTCGCCGCGCCGTGGCCGCGGCCCACGCCCTCTTCGTCGAGCTGTCGGCGCGGCTGCGCCGCACGCCGGCCGCTGAGCTGCTGAGCGCGAGGGTCCGGGTGCCGGCCGCGCGGAAGCTCGTCGTCGTCGCGCGAGCGAGCCTCGCGCCGGGGCGGACGGCATGA